A portion of the endosymbiont of Galathealinum brachiosum genome contains these proteins:
- a CDS encoding lipid A biosynthesis lauroyl acyltransferase (Acylates the intermediate (KDO)2-lipid IVA to form (KDO)2-(lauroyl)-lipid IVA) translates to MGLPFHLLFYNPLRVSILIKAVKFSDYLAPKYWPTWFALAILRLVVFLPLPVIEIFGAILGKLIYLAMPDRRTVADINLRFAFPDADEKEILRMRKLCFKNMGIAGFELALSWWQDKRLLELCEVEGLENITRQQEQGKGVIILTAHFTCLEIGGPVLNHYVPFQVMYKRAHNKLFDAFMRYHRARLYKAIVDYHKPISMIKGLKKGNAAWYAPDQDFRGKDMVFTPFFGVQASALTAPARFAQMTGAAVVPYYIKRKDAGQGYKLVILPALENFPTGNTEEDAVIVNQTLEHLIMQNPDQYLWVHKRYKNRPEGEAAVYPQKKNKSK, encoded by the coding sequence ATAGGCCTGCCTTTTCATCTGCTATTTTACAACCCGTTAAGAGTGTCTATTTTGATAAAGGCAGTTAAATTCAGCGACTACCTTGCACCTAAATACTGGCCTACCTGGTTTGCTCTGGCTATATTACGTCTGGTCGTTTTTCTCCCCTTACCCGTCATAGAAATATTCGGTGCCATACTGGGTAAATTAATTTATCTGGCAATGCCAGACAGACGCACCGTTGCAGATATTAATCTACGCTTTGCGTTTCCTGATGCCGACGAAAAAGAAATTCTTCGTATGCGCAAACTCTGTTTTAAAAATATGGGTATCGCCGGTTTCGAGCTAGCGCTTAGCTGGTGGCAGGACAAACGCCTGCTTGAACTGTGCGAAGTAGAAGGCCTGGAAAATATCACCCGGCAACAGGAACAGGGCAAAGGCGTTATTATTTTAACCGCGCATTTTACCTGTCTGGAAATTGGCGGTCCTGTGCTTAACCATTACGTGCCCTTTCAGGTTATGTACAAACGGGCGCATAATAAATTGTTTGATGCCTTTATGCGTTATCACCGTGCTCGTTTATATAAAGCCATTGTTGATTACCATAAACCTATATCGATGATTAAAGGTTTGAAAAAAGGCAATGCAGCCTGGTATGCACCCGATCAGGATTTTCGCGGTAAAGATATGGTGTTTACACCCTTCTTTGGTGTGCAGGCATCTGCTTTAACCGCACCGGCACGCTTTGCACAAATGACCGGCGCTGCGGTTGTGCCTTATTATATAAAACGTAAAGATGCAGGCCAGGGTTACAAACTGGTAATATTGCCCGCACTGGAAAACTTCCCTACAGGTAATACTGAAGAAGATGCGGTAATTGTTAACCAGACACTTGAGCATTTGATAATGCAAAACCCGGATCAGTATCTCTGGGTCCACAAACGTTATAAAAACAGGCCCGAAGGCGAAGCGGCGGTTTATCCTCAGAAGAAAAATAAATCTAAATGA
- a CDS encoding 3-deoxy-D-manno-octulosonic acid transferase: protein MIYRLLTIALWPVFFIYTLKIALRDKSSRYFFQRLGFSYPARADKNIWIHCASVGEVNTYLPLHIELLKQFPDTQFVITTNTVTGASTVNRHKLERTRHCYLPVESAFAIKRFFKAWQPTQCLIMETELWPLLYQLCHINNISISIINARLSHRTLSANNWIKSLYKTSFSYVDNIICKSDIELNNFISLGASSTQLSTGGNLKFVHTHNEQTIKPIKLNNQPYCVAASTHNDEELQLARLWQKLNPDMLLVIVPRHPNRSSQIQKQLDSLNTRYAVRSQNQDIKADTKIYLADTLGELSNFMAGAEFVFIGGSLIKHGGQNILESARLGKLTLCGPHMFNFKDEVEFLLDNNACLQVKSINELEPVISGYFNKPENFVSIANNAKYALQKQSTILETYLSKIPEVK from the coding sequence ATGATATACCGACTTCTGACAATTGCTTTATGGCCCGTATTTTTCATATACACATTAAAAATTGCTCTGCGAGACAAATCATCCCGTTACTTTTTTCAACGACTGGGGTTTTCCTATCCTGCCCGAGCAGACAAAAACATCTGGATTCATTGTGCCTCGGTTGGTGAGGTCAATACTTATCTGCCATTACATATCGAATTACTCAAGCAGTTTCCCGACACACAATTTGTCATTACTACCAATACCGTCACAGGTGCAAGCACCGTTAACCGACACAAACTTGAACGAACCCGTCATTGTTACTTACCCGTAGAATCCGCCTTTGCAATAAAACGTTTTTTCAAAGCGTGGCAGCCAACTCAATGCCTTATTATGGAAACCGAATTATGGCCCCTGTTATATCAACTGTGTCATATTAATAATATTTCAATTTCTATTATTAATGCCCGTCTGTCTCATCGCACACTGTCTGCAAACAACTGGATTAAGTCACTTTACAAAACCAGTTTTTCTTATGTTGACAACATAATCTGTAAATCAGATATTGAATTAAATAATTTCATTTCACTTGGTGCATCCAGCACTCAACTATCAACGGGTGGAAACTTAAAATTTGTTCATACCCATAACGAACAAACTATCAAACCGATAAAACTTAACAACCAGCCTTACTGTGTTGCCGCATCCACCCATAACGATGAAGAGTTACAGTTAGCCAGGCTCTGGCAGAAACTTAACCCTGACATGTTGTTAGTAATTGTTCCACGGCACCCTAATCGAAGTAGCCAGATTCAAAAGCAACTGGACTCATTAAATACACGTTATGCCGTTCGCAGCCAGAACCAGGACATTAAGGCTGACACAAAGATATACCTTGCAGATACACTGGGCGAGTTATCTAATTTTATGGCCGGTGCCGAATTTGTGTTTATAGGTGGCTCGTTAATTAAACACGGTGGTCAGAATATTCTTGAATCTGCCCGTTTAGGCAAACTAACCTTGTGTGGCCCTCATATGTTTAACTTTAAAGACGAAGTTGAGTTCCTCCTTGATAACAACGCCTGTTTACAGGTTAAAAGTATAAATGAGTTAGAGCCTGTAATATCAGGCTACTTCAATAAACCTGAAAACTTCGTTTCAATTGCTAACAATGCTAAATACGCATTACAAAAACAGTCAACGATATTAGAAACCTATCTTTCTAAAATTCCTGAAGTGAAATGA
- a CDS encoding transcriptional regulator: protein MNICDLKGLGPKSSAELLTIGISTVDEFKQADAFEMYRLLKEHNSNTSLNMLYALVGAQENINWQDIAKERKVEILMRLDDMGLAPK, encoded by the coding sequence ATGAATATATGTGATTTAAAAGGGCTGGGGCCAAAAAGTTCAGCAGAACTATTAACTATTGGCATTTCAACCGTTGATGAATTTAAACAGGCAGATGCATTTGAGATGTACCGTCTTTTAAAAGAGCATAATTCAAACACCAGTTTAAACATGCTTTACGCACTCGTCGGTGCTCAGGAGAATATTAACTGGCAAGATATAGCAAAAGAGCGGAAAGTTGAAATCCTTATGCGACTGGATGATATGGGGCTAGCACCTAAATAG
- a CDS encoding GNAT family N-acetyltransferase, whose amino-acid sequence MDIQYKINTSITTEQFIDLLKRSTLAERRPVNNYKCMQGMINNSNLIVSAWDKDKLIGIARSISDFHYVCYLSDLAIDKEYQKKGIGLKLQIFTQEQLGPECKLILISAPDANPYYKHIGYMQNERCWVLNSDKKLK is encoded by the coding sequence ATGGATATACAATACAAAATAAACACAAGCATAACAACAGAACAATTTATAGACTTACTTAAAAGGTCAACATTGGCTGAACGTCGACCTGTCAATAATTATAAATGCATGCAAGGCATGATTAACAACAGTAACTTAATTGTAAGCGCGTGGGACAAAGATAAACTCATTGGCATTGCTCGATCAATAAGCGATTTTCATTATGTCTGTTATCTGTCTGATTTAGCCATTGATAAAGAATATCAGAAAAAGGGTATTGGCCTGAAACTACAGATATTCACTCAGGAACAACTCGGCCCGGAATGCAAACTCATATTAATATCCGCGCCGGATGCTAATCCTTATTATAAACACATTGGTTATATGCAGAATGAAAGATGTTGGGTATTAAACAGTGATAAAAAACTAAAATAA
- a CDS encoding 3-deoxy-D-manno-octulosonic acid kinase, translated as MSQKHINQSNESYCTDKKGCFLLYDSELLRSPEASLLSRDILKQADNYQLITSGGRGQAWFVELGEISAVYRKYMRGGLVARLNRQTYISLSHENTRSIKEWRLLQWMFKQGLPVPRPVAASICRYPFSYSPLYHAQILIERLPDVETLDYILSQQEIEDNVWQAVGQCIRRFHNAGVYHADLNANNILLNAQSTVYLIDFDKGELRDDQPENALWKEENLQRLKRSLVKQQSIHQQYYFNEDNWQQLLKAYAE; from the coding sequence TTGAGCCAGAAACATATAAACCAGAGTAATGAGAGTTATTGTACAGATAAAAAGGGCTGTTTTTTGCTGTATGACTCTGAACTATTACGCTCACCTGAAGCCAGCTTATTAAGTCGGGATATACTCAAGCAGGCAGATAATTATCAGCTTATTACGAGTGGCGGGCGTGGCCAGGCCTGGTTCGTCGAGCTGGGTGAAATATCGGCTGTATACCGTAAATATATGCGTGGCGGACTAGTTGCCCGACTAAACCGGCAAACCTATATCAGCCTGAGTCATGAAAATACCCGGTCTATTAAAGAATGGCGTTTATTGCAGTGGATGTTTAAACAGGGTTTGCCTGTGCCACGGCCTGTTGCCGCTTCTATCTGCCGTTATCCTTTCAGTTACAGTCCTTTATATCATGCGCAGATATTGATTGAGCGACTGCCGGATGTTGAAACACTGGATTACATCCTGAGTCAGCAAGAAATAGAAGACAACGTCTGGCAGGCTGTCGGGCAATGCATTCGGCGTTTTCATAACGCGGGTGTTTATCATGCAGATTTGAATGCCAACAATATATTGCTGAATGCGCAGTCCACTGTCTATCTGATTGATTTTGATAAAGGTGAGTTAAGAGACGATCAGCCGGAAAATGCCTTATGGAAAGAGGAAAATCTACAGCGGCTTAAGCGATCGTTAGTGAAGCAGCAATCGATACATCAACAATATTACTTCAATGAAGATAACTGGCAGCAACTCCTGAAAGCATACGCTGAATAA
- a CDS encoding fatty acid desaturase, with protein MRETQAAQNGFSMFRYKEDRLPVLIILALTLIDFILYFTVSNALVLFVYYLLMVIPKGTICAWNHHHQHLFTFRNTLLNRGLEFAYALHTGVTTHLWRLHHVLGHHLNFLDQEKDESRWKRKDGTEMGVIEYTLNVALTAYPRGYVVGKKHPKQLKPFLLNTLITFSILGVLIWYKPVEALLLFVLPMITSLLFTAYVTYDHHAGLDTQNEFEASKNNLSRMYNLFTGNLGYHTAHHHKQGVHWSRLPQLHETIKDKIPDHLYTKSAISNMVLGD; from the coding sequence ATGCGTGAAACACAAGCGGCTCAGAATGGATTCAGTATGTTCAGGTATAAGGAAGATCGTTTACCTGTATTAATTATTCTGGCTTTAACGCTGATTGATTTTATTCTGTACTTTACCGTGAGTAATGCGCTGGTACTGTTTGTATATTATCTTTTGATGGTCATACCTAAAGGCACTATCTGTGCGTGGAATCACCATCATCAGCATCTTTTTACCTTTAGAAATACTTTACTTAATCGAGGGCTTGAGTTTGCGTATGCATTACATACTGGTGTAACAACCCATCTCTGGCGTTTGCATCATGTATTGGGGCATCACCTGAATTTTCTTGATCAGGAAAAAGATGAAAGTCGCTGGAAACGCAAAGATGGTACGGAAATGGGGGTTATTGAATACACCTTAAATGTTGCGTTAACCGCTTATCCTCGTGGTTATGTTGTCGGTAAAAAACACCCTAAACAACTTAAACCTTTTCTGTTAAATACGCTTATTACATTTTCTATTCTTGGTGTGCTCATCTGGTATAAACCTGTAGAAGCGCTGCTGTTGTTTGTTTTGCCTATGATAACCAGTTTACTGTTTACCGCTTATGTTACATATGATCATCATGCGGGTCTGGATACGCAAAATGAATTTGAAGCATCAAAAAATAATTTAAGCAGAATGTACAACCTGTTTACAGGTAATCTGGGTTATCACACAGCACATCATCATAAACAGGGTGTGCACTGGTCCCGGTTACCCCAGCTTCATGAAACTATAAAAGATAAAATACCAGATCATCTTTATACAAAGTCAGCCATATCGAATATGGTTTTGGGTGACTAG
- a CDS encoding methionine synthase: MSPDTQRNTRIEQLKQALKERILILDGGMGTMIQSYKLEEADYRGERFADWASDLKGNNDLLSITQPGIICDIHKAYLEAGADIVETNTFNGTSIAMADYSMEELAYELNLEGTKVAREAADSLSTPERPRFVAGVLGPTNRTASISPDVNNPGYRNVSFDQLVEAYTEATRGLVDGGADILLIETVFDSLNAKAAIFAVMQYFDDHNTEIPVMISGTITDASGRTLSGQTAQAFWNSMRHVNPISFGFNCALGADELRQYVAEMSGIVSCNINAHPNAGLPNEFGEYDESPEDMAAQIGEWASSGYLNIIGGCCGTTPSHIKAIAEAVSKYPPRKIPDVKVECRLSGLEPLSITPESLFVNVGERTNVTGSARFKRLILEEDYETALDVAREQVENGAQVIDINMDEGMLDGEKAMVTFLNLIASEPDISRVPVMIDSSKWHIIEAGLKCIQGKGIVNSISMKEGEDKFIEQAKLIRKYGAAAIVMAFDETGQADTRDRKIEICTRAYKLLTEVVGFPAEDIIFDPNIFAVATGIEEHNNYGLDFIEATDVIKKALPHAMVSGGVSNVSFSFRGNNPVREAIHAVFLYHAIKAGMDMGIVNAGQLAVYDDLPEELREHVEDVVLNRREDSTERLLDIADKYRGDGSTGKKEENLEWREYEVSKRIEYALIKGIDAYVVEDTEEARLSFDRPIQVIEGPLMDGMNVVGDLFGDGKMFLPQVVKSARVMKKAVAHLIPFIEAEKDGDVQSNGKILMATVKGDVHDIGKNIVGVVLQCNNFEVVDMGVMVPANKIIETAKEENVDIIGLSGLITPSLDEMVYIAKELQRLNLDIPVMVGGATTSKAHTAVKIEQNYEGPTVWVKDASRAVGVAQSLISTDLKEGFLKDLAADYEQVRVNHAGRRKKTNWAKIEDARANKTKIDWDTSDIGSPAFTGVKVFDDYSLEEIREYIDWTPFFFAWELKGRYPKILTDKEKGEEATKLFNDAKNMLDKIISEKWLQAKAVVGIFPANSIDGDDVEIYTDDSRSDVSTTLNFLRQQTQQPPGRPNYCLSDFIAPKATKLNDHIGAFAVTTGIGIEEHVKRFEEDHDDYQAIMLKVLADRLAEAFAELMHKRVRTEYWAYAKDESLDNAALIAEEYKGIRPAPGYPACPDHTEKAKLWELISADKNAGITITEHFAMLPAASVSGWYFSNPESKYYAVAKINRDQVEDYAKRKGMTLAEAERWLSPNLGYDN; encoded by the coding sequence ATGAGTCCTGATACTCAACGCAATACTCGAATTGAACAGCTAAAACAGGCCCTGAAAGAACGCATTCTAATACTGGATGGCGGCATGGGTACGATGATTCAAAGTTATAAACTGGAAGAGGCTGACTACCGTGGAGAACGGTTTGCGGACTGGGCGTCAGATTTAAAAGGTAATAATGACCTGTTAAGCATTACTCAGCCGGGTATTATCTGTGATATTCATAAAGCTTATCTTGAGGCTGGTGCCGATATTGTTGAAACGAATACGTTCAATGGTACATCAATTGCTATGGCCGACTACTCGATGGAAGAGCTTGCTTATGAGCTTAATCTGGAAGGCACGAAAGTTGCCCGTGAAGCTGCGGATTCATTATCTACCCCTGAGCGTCCCCGGTTTGTTGCGGGTGTGCTTGGCCCCACCAATCGCACTGCTTCTATTTCACCGGATGTAAATAATCCGGGTTATAGAAATGTAAGTTTCGACCAGTTAGTTGAAGCGTACACTGAAGCAACTCGTGGTCTGGTTGATGGCGGCGCAGATATTCTATTAATAGAAACGGTTTTTGATTCATTAAACGCAAAAGCGGCTATTTTTGCTGTGATGCAATATTTTGATGATCATAATACTGAAATACCCGTGATGATTTCCGGCACGATAACGGATGCCTCCGGACGAACACTATCAGGCCAGACTGCACAGGCGTTCTGGAATTCAATGCGCCATGTTAACCCGATTAGTTTTGGTTTTAACTGTGCATTAGGTGCCGATGAACTGCGTCAGTATGTAGCAGAAATGTCAGGCATTGTAAGTTGCAATATTAATGCGCATCCCAATGCGGGTCTGCCAAATGAGTTTGGTGAGTATGATGAATCACCTGAAGATATGGCTGCGCAAATTGGAGAATGGGCGAGTTCAGGTTATCTGAATATTATTGGTGGTTGCTGTGGCACCACGCCTTCTCATATAAAAGCGATCGCAGAAGCGGTGAGTAAATACCCGCCGAGAAAAATCCCCGATGTAAAAGTTGAGTGCAGATTAAGTGGTCTGGAACCTTTGAGCATCACCCCCGAATCTTTATTCGTTAATGTGGGTGAGCGAACGAATGTTACCGGCTCGGCAAGATTTAAACGTTTAATACTGGAAGAAGATTACGAAACCGCACTGGATGTTGCGCGTGAGCAGGTAGAAAACGGCGCACAGGTTATCGATATTAATATGGATGAAGGTATGCTCGATGGTGAGAAAGCCATGGTGACCTTTTTAAATCTGATTGCATCGGAGCCGGATATTTCGCGTGTGCCGGTGATGATCGATTCATCAAAATGGCACATCATTGAAGCGGGCCTTAAATGTATTCAGGGTAAAGGTATCGTTAACTCCATTAGCATGAAAGAGGGTGAAGATAAATTTATTGAGCAGGCAAAACTGATTCGTAAATACGGTGCTGCTGCTATTGTTATGGCCTTCGATGAAACAGGCCAGGCGGATACCCGTGATCGTAAAATTGAAATCTGTACCCGTGCATATAAATTATTGACTGAAGTTGTTGGTTTCCCCGCAGAAGATATTATTTTTGACCCGAATATTTTTGCCGTTGCAACCGGTATAGAAGAACACAATAATTATGGTTTAGATTTTATCGAAGCCACAGATGTTATTAAGAAAGCCTTACCCCATGCTATGGTTTCGGGTGGTGTATCGAATGTGTCATTTTCTTTCCGGGGTAATAACCCGGTGCGTGAAGCGATACATGCGGTGTTTTTATACCATGCGATAAAAGCCGGCATGGATATGGGTATAGTTAATGCGGGGCAACTCGCGGTTTATGATGATTTACCTGAAGAGTTACGTGAACATGTAGAAGACGTGGTATTAAACCGACGTGAAGATTCGACTGAGCGTTTACTGGATATTGCTGATAAATATCGTGGTGATGGCAGCACGGGTAAAAAAGAAGAAAATTTAGAATGGCGTGAATATGAAGTTAGCAAACGTATCGAATATGCTTTGATTAAAGGTATCGATGCTTATGTGGTAGAAGATACTGAAGAAGCACGTTTAAGTTTCGATCGTCCTATTCAGGTGATTGAAGGTCCGTTAATGGACGGTATGAATGTGGTCGGTGATTTATTCGGTGACGGTAAAATGTTTTTACCTCAGGTGGTTAAGTCTGCCCGGGTAATGAAAAAAGCGGTTGCACATTTGATTCCCTTTATCGAAGCTGAAAAAGATGGTGATGTGCAATCCAATGGCAAGATATTAATGGCCACGGTAAAAGGAGATGTACACGATATTGGTAAAAACATCGTGGGTGTTGTATTGCAGTGTAATAATTTTGAAGTGGTTGATATGGGTGTGATGGTACCCGCAAACAAAATTATTGAAACCGCCAAAGAAGAAAATGTGGATATCATTGGTTTAAGTGGTTTGATTACACCATCACTTGATGAAATGGTGTATATCGCAAAAGAATTACAGCGTCTTAATTTAGATATACCTGTAATGGTCGGTGGTGCCACAACATCTAAAGCGCATACCGCTGTTAAAATTGAACAGAATTATGAAGGCCCAACAGTCTGGGTGAAAGATGCCTCACGCGCAGTGGGTGTTGCGCAGAGTTTAATCTCGACAGACTTGAAAGAAGGTTTCCTTAAAGATCTAGCAGCAGATTATGAGCAGGTACGGGTTAATCATGCGGGTCGTCGTAAGAAAACTAACTGGGCAAAAATAGAAGATGCCAGAGCAAATAAAACAAAAATTGACTGGGATACAAGTGATATAGGTTCACCTGCTTTTACGGGTGTAAAAGTATTTGATGATTATTCACTGGAAGAGATAAGAGAGTATATAGACTGGACGCCATTTTTCTTTGCCTGGGAATTAAAAGGTCGTTATCCGAAAATATTAACGGATAAAGAAAAAGGTGAAGAGGCGACTAAATTATTTAATGATGCTAAAAACATGCTGGATAAAATTATCAGTGAAAAGTGGCTGCAGGCGAAAGCTGTAGTGGGTATCTTTCCAGCTAATAGCATTGATGGTGATGACGTAGAAATTTATACCGATGATTCACGCAGTGATGTGTCAACTACGCTTAATTTTTTACGTCAGCAAACCCAGCAACCACCGGGCCGACCTAATTACTGTTTAAGTGATTTTATTGCACCCAAAGCAACTAAATTAAATGATCATATTGGTGCTTTTGCAGTAACAACGGGCATTGGCATTGAAGAGCATGTAAAGCGCTTTGAAGAAGATCATGATGACTATCAGGCGATTATGCTTAAAGTATTAGCCGACAGGCTGGCGGAAGCGTTTGCTGAGTTAATGCATAAACGCGTGCGTACCGAGTACTGGGCTTATGCCAAAGATGAAAGTCTGGATAATGCAGCATTAATAGCAGAAGAATATAAAGGTATTCGTCCTGCACCGGGTTACCCTGCCTGTCCTGATCACACTGAAAAAGCAAAACTCTGGGAATTAATTTCTGCAGATAAGAATGCAGGTATTACGATTACTGAGCATTTTGCAATGTTACCTGCTGCTTCGGTTAGTGGCTGGTACTTTAGTAATCCAGAATCAAAATATTATGCGGTCGCTAAAATTAATCGTGATCAGGTTGAAGATTATGCAAAACGTAAAGGCATGACATTAGCTGAAGCGGAGCGCTGGTTATCTCCAAATCTTGGCTATGATAATTAG
- a CDS encoding arginyltransferase, whose product MNSQNLSLYITAEHECGYYDDRQTSNLIPDPQIEMGSSLYSLLLSKGFRRSGEFVYRPHCKECAACIPCRIDVFSFKASRNQRRCLRNNQNLTTHIKPARFSEEYFSLYKRYINGRHKDGSMADPTPEDFSNFLLNNWKTSIFIESRIKGKLLCVAVVDFLNAGPSAVYTFFEPEEKKRSLGTFAILQQVWLARLYQKEHLYLGYWIENHPKMEYKRKFSGLEIYQQEIWQAFPEA is encoded by the coding sequence ATGAATTCACAAAACCTCAGTTTATATATCACTGCGGAACATGAGTGCGGTTACTATGATGACCGGCAAACGTCCAACCTGATTCCCGATCCACAGATAGAAATGGGCTCGAGTTTGTATAGTCTGTTACTCAGTAAAGGTTTTAGACGCAGCGGTGAATTTGTTTATCGCCCTCATTGCAAAGAATGCGCTGCCTGTATTCCCTGTCGAATTGATGTATTCAGTTTCAAAGCCAGCCGTAATCAACGCCGCTGTTTAAGGAACAATCAGAACCTGACCACTCATATTAAACCCGCCCGCTTTAGTGAAGAGTATTTCTCTCTTTATAAACGCTATATAAATGGCAGGCATAAAGACGGGAGCATGGCGGATCCAACACCCGAAGATTTCAGTAATTTTTTATTAAATAACTGGAAAACCAGCATATTCATTGAGTCTCGAATTAAGGGCAAATTATTATGCGTAGCTGTTGTGGATTTTCTAAATGCAGGCCCTTCTGCGGTTTATACTTTTTTCGAACCTGAAGAAAAGAAACGCAGTTTAGGTACATTTGCAATACTACAACAGGTCTGGCTCGCCAGGCTTTATCAGAAAGAACACCTTTATCTGGGGTACTGGATCGAAAACCACCCGAAAATGGAATACAAACGTAAGTTTTCAGGGCTTGAAATCTACCAGCAGGAAATCTGGCAGGCATTTCCTGAAGCTTAA
- a CDS encoding BolA family transcriptional regulator (positive transcriptional regulator of morphogenetic pathway; controlling several genes involved in oxidative stress, acid stress, heat shock, osmotic shock, and carbon-starvation stress) yields MSIEDDIIEKLKSALSPVHLEVTNESDMHNVPPGSESHFKVVAVSDEFNGKMLIARHRLINKALTEELEGPIHALALHTMTPEEWDEKGAAPVSPPCMGGGK; encoded by the coding sequence ATGAGCATAGAAGACGACATCATTGAAAAATTAAAAAGTGCACTGAGTCCAGTTCATTTAGAAGTAACCAATGAAAGTGATATGCATAATGTGCCTCCCGGCTCAGAATCTCATTTTAAAGTTGTGGCTGTTTCCGATGAGTTTAATGGAAAAATGCTAATTGCACGGCATCGCCTTATCAATAAAGCACTGACTGAAGAACTTGAAGGGCCGATTCATGCTCTTGCACTGCATACAATGACACCTGAGGAATGGGACGAAAAAGGAGCCGCACCTGTATCACCTCCCTGCATGGGCGGAGGCAAGTAA
- a CDS encoding transcriptional regulator FNR (Global transcription factor that controls the expression of over 100 target genes in response to anoxia) — protein sequence MATTSIKLSALKTACKSCSLHDLCLPLGLDIGDIDRLDNIVKRSRPLHKGEYLFNSGEAFTSIFAVRSGSIKTFTESEQGDEQITGLYLPGELIGLDAIHDAKHPCSAIALETTSLCELPFDTLEDLSSEIPELHHQLFRIMSKEIAGDQSLLMLMAQKSADERLAAFLVNLSSRLKARNFSETEFNLTMSRKDIGNYLGLTIETISRTFSRFQSEGLLSTQRKYVNIHKLNELKELAGISDHCTTTDCPSKTA from the coding sequence ATGGCGACCACATCTATTAAATTATCCGCTCTGAAAACTGCCTGTAAGAGCTGCAGTTTACACGACCTCTGTTTACCGCTTGGTCTTGATATTGGTGATATCGACAGGCTGGATAATATTGTTAAACGCAGCCGCCCATTACACAAGGGCGAATACCTGTTTAACAGCGGCGAAGCATTTACATCTATTTTTGCTGTGCGTAGTGGCTCAATTAAAACATTTACTGAAAGTGAACAGGGTGACGAACAAATCACTGGCCTGTACTTACCCGGTGAACTGATTGGCCTGGATGCAATTCATGACGCAAAACACCCCTGCTCTGCAATCGCATTAGAAACAACCAGCCTGTGTGAGTTACCTTTTGATACTCTAGAAGACCTGAGCAGCGAGATACCTGAATTACATCATCAGTTATTTAGAATAATGAGTAAGGAAATTGCAGGTGACCAGTCACTGTTAATGCTAATGGCACAAAAAAGTGCTGACGAACGACTCGCTGCATTTCTGGTCAACCTGTCAAGCCGTCTTAAAGCACGTAATTTTTCTGAGACTGAATTTAACCTTACTATGTCACGTAAAGATATCGGCAACTATCTGGGGCTAACAATAGAAACCATTAGTCGCACATTTAGTCGTTTTCAAAGTGAAGGCCTGTTATCAACTCAACGTAAATATGTAAATATTCATAAATTAAATGAGCTCAAGGAACTGGCTGGCATATCTGATCACTGCACCACAACTGATTGCCCTAGCAAGACAGCTTAG